One genomic segment of Prochlorococcus marinus str. MIT 0919 includes these proteins:
- a CDS encoding NAD(P)H-binding protein, with amino-acid sequence MQVLVIGGTGTLGRQIAKKAIDSGHQVRCMVRRPKNAGFLQEWGCELTQGDLLRQGDIEYALSGIEAVIDASTTRPEDPRSVYETDWEGKLNLFRACESASIKRLVFISLFAAERFRNVPLMDIKYCTECLLAESSFDYTILQGVAFMQGVIGQFAIPILDSQPVWISGTASPIAYMNTQDMARFAVAALSRNETIRKSFPVVGPKAWTPAELIQLCEGYSDKKARVLRVSPFLIDIAKSMVSFFESTLNVAERLTFADVSSSGVPLDSSMDETYKAFDLQPSETTTMESYLKEYYEVILKRLREMEADLNKEQRKKLPF; translated from the coding sequence ATGCAGGTTCTGGTTATCGGTGGAACAGGGACGCTTGGACGTCAAATAGCCAAAAAGGCAATTGATTCCGGGCATCAAGTGCGATGTATGGTTCGCAGGCCCAAGAATGCTGGCTTTTTGCAGGAATGGGGTTGTGAGCTAACTCAGGGCGATTTGTTGAGGCAGGGAGACATCGAATACGCCCTTAGCGGGATAGAGGCTGTAATTGATGCATCTACCACAAGACCTGAAGACCCAAGAAGTGTTTACGAGACCGACTGGGAAGGGAAGTTAAATCTTTTTAGAGCTTGTGAATCTGCATCCATTAAAAGATTGGTTTTTATTTCTTTATTTGCAGCAGAAAGATTTAGAAATGTCCCTCTAATGGATATCAAATATTGCACAGAATGTTTATTGGCTGAATCCTCTTTTGATTACACCATTCTGCAAGGTGTGGCTTTTATGCAAGGCGTGATAGGCCAATTTGCAATTCCTATTTTGGATAGTCAGCCAGTTTGGATTAGCGGAACTGCCAGCCCAATTGCGTATATGAATACTCAAGATATGGCTCGATTTGCAGTGGCTGCTTTAAGTCGAAATGAAACAATTAGGAAGAGCTTCCCAGTAGTCGGACCAAAGGCATGGACTCCAGCAGAACTGATCCAATTGTGTGAGGGTTATAGCGATAAAAAAGCAAGAGTCCTAAGGGTATCCCCCTTTTTAATAGATATTGCAAAGTCTATGGTTTCCTTTTTTGAATCAACTTTAAATGTTGCAGAGAGGCTTACTTTCGCGGATGTCAGCTCCAGTGGCGTTCCATTGGATTCTTCAATGGATGAAACATATAAGGCTTTTGACTTGCAGCCCTCTGAAACAACCACTATGGAGTCTTATCTCAAAGAGTATTACGAGGTAATACTTAAGCGCCTACGAGAAATGGAGGCTGATCTAAATAAAGAGCAGAGAAAAAAACTTCCTTTTTAA
- the petM gene encoding cytochrome b6-f complex subunit PetM: protein MASEIFGTAAVFWVLIPVGLLGGALLLKLQGD from the coding sequence ATGGCTTCAGAGATTTTCGGTACAGCAGCAGTTTTCTGGGTATTAATTCCAGTGGGCTTATTGGGGGGCGCACTTTTGTTAAAGCTCCAAGGAGACTAA
- a CDS encoding alpha/beta fold hydrolase codes for MKTSQEADSAWGKANFWSWQGLYCHWRVLGEENKKAIVLIHGFGASSSHWRNNGLFFARKGFRVYALDLIGFGKSEQPKGSANKYLDNEIWANQVTDFIKEIVQISKEEKVILVGNSLGGLVAITSLKLKPNLVEAVIASPLPDPALMQSKQLNIPSWIRTIKNKIIILFFTLLPLEVLIPLIIRTGVINSGLQLAYNKPILKDIELKRIIRKPAQRKTAARALRSMCIGMSIRKAECTAPNLLNSLMKKAYTPPILLLWGREDKLVPLKIGQKLTKDYPCLQLLIMEGAGHCPHDESPKTFNQYVLNWLKINL; via the coding sequence ATGAAAACCTCTCAAGAAGCTGATAGCGCATGGGGCAAAGCCAATTTTTGGTCTTGGCAAGGACTTTATTGTCACTGGAGGGTGTTAGGAGAAGAAAACAAAAAAGCCATAGTCCTAATTCATGGGTTTGGTGCAAGTAGCTCTCACTGGAGAAACAATGGTCTTTTTTTTGCAAGAAAAGGTTTTAGAGTATATGCACTAGACCTAATAGGGTTTGGGAAATCTGAACAACCAAAAGGGTCGGCAAACAAATATTTAGATAATGAAATTTGGGCAAATCAAGTTACTGATTTCATCAAAGAAATTGTTCAGATAAGCAAAGAAGAAAAGGTTATTCTAGTAGGGAATTCTCTAGGTGGACTTGTTGCAATAACAAGCTTAAAGCTAAAACCAAACCTTGTTGAAGCCGTAATAGCTTCACCTTTACCTGACCCAGCCTTAATGCAATCCAAACAATTAAATATACCTAGTTGGATAAGAACAATAAAGAATAAAATTATCATCCTCTTTTTTACACTCTTGCCACTCGAAGTTTTAATACCTCTTATAATAAGAACTGGGGTAATTAATTCCGGTCTACAACTTGCCTATAACAAACCAATCCTGAAAGACATAGAACTAAAAAGAATAATTAGAAAACCTGCACAAAGGAAAACAGCGGCCAGGGCTCTTAGGTCAATGTGTATTGGAATGTCTATCAGGAAAGCAGAATGCACTGCGCCAAATTTGCTTAATAGTTTAATGAAAAAAGCTTATACTCCTCCAATTCTGCTCTTGTGGGGAAGAGAAGATAAATTAGTCCCTTTAAAAATTGGCCAAAAACTAACAAAGGACTACCCTTGTCTGCAATTGTTAATAATGGAGGGGGCCGGTCATTGCCCTCATGACGAATCTCCTAAAACTTTCAATCAATACGTTTTAAATTGGTTGAAAATTAATTTATAA
- the ilvN gene encoding acetolactate synthase small subunit, with translation MKHTLSVLVEDQSGALSRISGLFARRGFNIESLAVGPAEAPGISRLTMVVEGDDETLQQMTKQLDKLVNVLYVIDLTSLPAVERELMLLKVSAKSNHRKEILDLVQVFRAKVVDVSDQALILEVVGDPGKLVALEKLMKPYGILEIARTGKVALERASGISTEMLKSTSKGKNLPA, from the coding sequence ATGAAGCACACTCTCTCAGTATTAGTAGAAGACCAATCAGGAGCATTAAGCAGAATCTCAGGCCTATTTGCTAGAAGAGGTTTTAATATTGAGAGCTTAGCGGTAGGGCCAGCAGAAGCTCCAGGCATATCAAGATTAACAATGGTTGTTGAAGGAGATGATGAAACTCTTCAACAAATGACTAAACAACTCGACAAATTAGTAAATGTCCTTTATGTAATCGATCTCACTAGCCTACCTGCCGTAGAAAGAGAATTGATGCTATTAAAAGTTTCTGCAAAATCAAACCACCGGAAAGAGATATTGGACCTTGTTCAAGTTTTTAGAGCCAAAGTTGTAGATGTATCTGATCAAGCTCTAATTTTAGAAGTAGTTGGTGATCCAGGCAAACTGGTTGCATTAGAGAAGCTGATGAAACCATATGGCATTCTTGAGATTGCTAGGACGGGGAAAGTTGCCCTTGAAAGAGCTTCAGGTATAAGTACAGAAATGCTAAAATCAACCTCTAAAGGGAAAAATTTACCTGCATAA
- a CDS encoding peptidylprolyl isomerase, giving the protein MNFLKKCSFLFLVLSLSPLFSACVIQKNNNSSNNFCINKTIQCINTTHTIEMVTNKGVITLEIDGKSAPLTVGNFLDLINRGVYKHTTFHRVINDPIPFVIQGGDPMSKKLKTNKNIIGTGHFINPEKGNARFIPLEIKLRNETLPRYNQLISSQDDFSRIILTHQRGSLSMARSESLNSASAQFYISLRDLPELDGRYAVFGKVVKGINVLNKIKEGDYIINVKSIGEN; this is encoded by the coding sequence ATGAACTTTTTAAAGAAATGTAGCTTTCTATTTTTAGTACTTTCTTTAAGCCCTCTCTTTAGCGCTTGTGTTATTCAAAAGAATAATAATTCTTCTAATAATTTTTGCATAAACAAAACTATCCAATGTATTAATACTACTCACACAATAGAGATGGTTACTAATAAAGGAGTGATTACCTTAGAAATAGATGGCAAATCTGCTCCATTAACTGTTGGTAATTTTCTTGACTTGATAAATAGAGGTGTTTATAAACATACAACCTTCCATAGAGTAATAAATGATCCTATTCCATTTGTCATTCAAGGTGGTGATCCTATGTCTAAAAAACTTAAAACTAATAAAAATATTATAGGAACTGGTCATTTCATTAACCCTGAAAAAGGCAATGCTCGATTCATACCTTTAGAAATTAAACTTAGGAATGAAACACTTCCTAGATATAATCAACTTATTTCTTCTCAGGATGACTTTAGCCGAATTATTTTAACTCATCAAAGAGGTTCTTTATCAATGGCAAGGTCTGAATCATTGAACTCGGCAAGTGCTCAATTTTATATTTCCCTTAGAGATCTACCGGAACTTGACGGAAGATATGCTGTTTTTGGAAAAGTAGTTAAGGGGATAAATGTTCTAAATAAAATAAAAGAAGGGGATTACATTATTAATGTAAAAAGTATTGGAGAAAATTGA
- a CDS encoding photosystem I assembly protein Ycf4, producing the protein MSADLQESSKMENQSETYLEQSIKGSKKVSNYIVSSMLSIGGVGFLLASASSYFGRDFLPLGSPSTLIFVPQGLIMGLYGIAGSLAAIYLWSLVAVDFGSGLNTFDKNKGSLMVSRKGFFKELKVEIPLEDIKAVKMEIREGFNAKRRICLRVQGRKDLPINGAGAPQPLLELEQEGAELARFLGVDLEGLAN; encoded by the coding sequence ATGTCAGCTGATTTACAAGAATCCTCCAAAATGGAAAACCAATCAGAAACCTATCTTGAACAAAGTATTAAGGGTTCCAAAAAAGTATCAAATTACATAGTTTCCTCAATGCTTAGTATTGGAGGCGTTGGTTTTTTGCTCGCATCTGCCTCTAGTTATTTTGGAAGAGACTTTTTACCTTTGGGCAGTCCTTCTACTCTAATTTTTGTGCCTCAAGGGTTGATTATGGGACTTTATGGAATAGCAGGCTCTCTGGCAGCAATATATTTATGGTCTTTAGTAGCAGTGGATTTCGGATCAGGCTTAAACACCTTTGACAAAAATAAAGGGTCTCTGATGGTTTCTAGAAAAGGTTTTTTTAAAGAGTTAAAAGTTGAGATACCTCTTGAGGATATTAAAGCTGTAAAAATGGAAATTCGTGAAGGGTTTAATGCAAAAAGAAGAATATGTTTAAGAGTGCAAGGTAGAAAAGATCTTCCTATCAATGGCGCTGGAGCCCCTCAACCCCTTTTGGAGTTAGAACAAGAAGGTGCGGAATTGGCAAGATTTCTAGGGGTGGATTTAGAAGGTTTGGCAAATTGA
- the psbD gene encoding photosystem II D2 protein (photosystem q(a) protein), which yields MTIAVGGAQERGWFDVLDDWLKRDRFVFVGWSGLLLFPTAYLAIGGWFLGTTFVTSWYTHGVASSYLEGCNFLTAAVSTPGDAMGHSLLFLWGPEAQGSLVRWLQLGGLWNFVALHGIFSLIGFMLRQFEIARLVGIRPYNALAFSAVIAVFCACFLIYPLGQHSWFFAPSFGVAAIFRFILFIQGFHNITLNPFHMMGVAGILGGALLCAIHGATVQNTLYEDTSIYTGGKVQSSTFRAFDPTQEEETYSMVTANRFWSQIFGIAFSNKRFLHFLMLFVPVMGMWCAAIGIVGLALNLRAYDFVSQEIRAAEDPEFETFYTKNILLNEGMRAWMSSVDQPHENFVFPEEVLPRGNAL from the coding sequence ATGACGATAGCTGTTGGTGGCGCCCAAGAAAGAGGATGGTTCGACGTCCTTGATGACTGGCTTAAGCGCGACCGCTTCGTATTTGTTGGTTGGTCTGGTCTTCTACTTTTCCCTACTGCCTATTTGGCAATAGGAGGGTGGTTTTTAGGCACAACCTTTGTCACTTCCTGGTACACCCATGGTGTAGCCAGCTCTTATCTGGAAGGTTGTAATTTCCTTACAGCTGCTGTTAGTACCCCTGGAGACGCCATGGGGCATAGTCTCCTATTCCTATGGGGACCAGAGGCCCAAGGCAGTCTTGTTCGTTGGCTGCAACTTGGTGGACTATGGAATTTCGTAGCTCTTCATGGAATATTTAGCCTTATTGGCTTCATGCTTCGTCAATTTGAAATTGCAAGACTTGTAGGAATACGTCCATACAATGCACTTGCATTTTCAGCTGTAATAGCTGTTTTTTGCGCTTGTTTCCTTATTTACCCTTTAGGACAGCACAGTTGGTTCTTTGCTCCTTCTTTTGGGGTTGCAGCTATTTTCCGCTTTATCCTTTTTATTCAAGGTTTCCATAACATCACTCTCAACCCTTTCCACATGATGGGAGTTGCTGGGATTCTTGGAGGAGCTTTGCTTTGTGCAATTCACGGAGCTACAGTTCAAAACACTCTTTATGAGGACACAAGCATCTATACAGGTGGCAAGGTTCAAAGTTCAACTTTTAGAGCTTTTGATCCAACTCAAGAAGAAGAGACTTATTCAATGGTTACTGCTAACCGTTTTTGGAGTCAAATCTTTGGAATTGCCTTCTCAAATAAAAGATTCCTTCATTTCTTAATGCTCTTCGTTCCTGTAATGGGAATGTGGTGCGCAGCTATAGGCATTGTTGGGTTAGCTCTTAACCTAAGGGCCTATGACTTTGTAAGCCAAGAGATAAGAGCTGCTGAAGATCCAGAGTTTGAAACGTTTTATACCAAAAACATCCTTTTGAATGAAGGTATGAGAGCCTGGATGTCTTCTGTGGACCAGCCACACGAAAACTTTGTATTCCCTGAGGAGGTACTCCCACGTGGAAACGCCCTTTAA
- the psbC gene encoding photosystem II reaction center protein CP43 — METPFNSLLKAPNQSIEETGYAWYVGNARLINLSGKLLGAHIAHTGLMVFWAGAMMLYEVSHFTFDKPMWEQGLILMPHVAMFGYGIGAGGEVVDVMPYFQAGVVHLIASAVLGFGGIYHSLAGPEKLEEEFPFFSTDWRDKDQMTTILGRHLCVLGLGAIAFSVNWQFLGGLYDTWAPGGGEVRLITPTTDPGIIFGYLFQTPWGGGGNMVGVNSVEDIVGGHYYLGIIELIGGHFHMQTKPFGWARRAFIWNGEALLAYALGGICVASFYASVFVWFNNTAYPSEFYGPTNAEASQAQSFTFLVRDQRIGANVGTTMGPTGLGKYLMRSPTGEIIFGGETMRFWDFRGPWLEPLRGENGLSLDKIQNDIQPWQVRRAAEYMTHAPNASINSVGGIITEPNAVNFVNLRQWLAAAQFFLGWFTFIGHLWHAGRARAAAGGFEKGIDRKTEPALSMPDLD, encoded by the coding sequence GTGGAAACGCCCTTTAATAGTCTTTTAAAAGCTCCAAACCAAAGTATTGAAGAGACTGGTTATGCCTGGTATGTAGGCAACGCACGTCTAATTAATCTTTCGGGAAAACTCTTAGGAGCACATATCGCCCATACAGGTCTAATGGTCTTTTGGGCAGGAGCAATGATGCTTTACGAGGTGAGTCACTTCACCTTTGACAAGCCAATGTGGGAGCAAGGTTTAATCCTTATGCCACATGTAGCCATGTTTGGTTATGGGATTGGTGCTGGAGGCGAAGTTGTAGATGTAATGCCATATTTCCAAGCTGGTGTTGTCCACCTAATTGCCTCGGCAGTACTTGGTTTTGGTGGCATTTACCATTCACTTGCTGGACCAGAGAAATTAGAAGAAGAGTTTCCATTCTTCTCTACTGACTGGAGAGACAAAGATCAAATGACAACCATTCTTGGACGTCATTTGTGTGTACTTGGTCTTGGAGCAATAGCTTTCTCAGTTAACTGGCAGTTCCTGGGTGGTCTTTATGACACTTGGGCACCAGGTGGCGGTGAAGTTCGCTTAATTACTCCTACAACTGATCCAGGGATTATCTTTGGATACCTTTTCCAAACACCCTGGGGTGGTGGTGGAAATATGGTAGGAGTTAATTCAGTTGAAGATATTGTTGGCGGACATTATTACCTAGGAATTATTGAATTAATAGGTGGCCACTTTCATATGCAAACCAAACCATTTGGTTGGGCTCGAAGAGCCTTTATATGGAATGGAGAGGCCCTACTAGCCTATGCCTTAGGTGGAATCTGTGTAGCAAGTTTCTATGCATCTGTTTTTGTTTGGTTTAACAACACTGCATATCCATCTGAGTTCTATGGTCCAACTAATGCAGAAGCATCTCAAGCACAAAGTTTTACTTTCTTAGTAAGAGACCAGCGTATTGGCGCAAATGTTGGCACCACAATGGGACCAACAGGTTTAGGTAAATACTTAATGCGTTCCCCAACTGGTGAAATCATCTTTGGTGGAGAGACAATGCGTTTTTGGGACTTTAGAGGTCCATGGCTAGAGCCTCTCAGAGGAGAGAATGGATTAAGTTTGGATAAAATCCAAAATGATATTCAGCCTTGGCAAGTACGTCGAGCAGCCGAGTATATGACACATGCTCCAAATGCTTCAATCAACTCAGTTGGTGGAATCATTACCGAGCCAAATGCAGTTAACTTCGTTAATTTGCGTCAATGGCTTGCTGCTGCTCAATTCTTCCTAGGATGGTTTACCTTTATTGGTCACCTTTGGCATGCTGGAAGAGCGAGAGCTGCTGCTGGCGGATTTGAAAAAGGTATAGATCGCAAGACTGAGCCTGCTCTATCAATGCCTGATCTAGACTAA
- a CDS encoding nucleoside triphosphate pyrophosphatase, with product MMLILGSASKARRNLLKQVDIKHKVIVSDVNEDQFSGSDVGELVQSLAVAKAKAVLSKISNKTQNSIFDCKEIAILCCDSLFEFDGQIYGKPKTEKVAMDRLSKMSSKSGYIHTGHCLIMRPNVSTSSPKYSGMIVNVITTKINFAKLADLEIEKYVKTNEPICCAGGFAIDGKGATLIESIEGCYSNVIGLSLPWLRDSCFKVGFEL from the coding sequence ATGATGCTGATACTTGGCTCTGCTTCAAAAGCTAGAAGAAATCTTCTCAAGCAAGTTGATATAAAACATAAGGTTATTGTAAGTGATGTTAATGAAGATCAATTTTCTGGATCTGATGTTGGGGAGTTGGTTCAATCTCTTGCAGTTGCTAAGGCTAAGGCTGTTTTATCAAAAATTTCTAACAAAACTCAAAATAGTATTTTTGATTGCAAAGAGATAGCAATACTTTGTTGCGATTCATTGTTTGAGTTTGATGGTCAAATCTATGGGAAACCCAAAACTGAAAAAGTAGCTATGGATAGGTTATCCAAGATGTCTTCTAAAAGTGGATACATTCATACAGGCCATTGTTTGATTATGCGACCAAATGTATCTACCAGTTCACCAAAGTATTCTGGAATGATTGTTAATGTTATTACAACTAAAATTAATTTCGCAAAACTTGCAGATTTAGAGATTGAGAAATATGTGAAAACTAACGAGCCAATTTGTTGTGCAGGAGGATTTGCTATCGATGGTAAAGGAGCTACGTTAATTGAATCAATAGAAGGTTGTTATAGCAATGTGATTGGACTTAGCCTGCCTTGGTTAAGAGACTCATGTTTTAAAGTTGGTTTTGAGTTGTGA
- a CDS encoding Npun_F0494 family protein translates to MELIDKHILKRTSRAIKCLALNSNFYKDVESNGLTAKNVFEMRARYSNKSLHWFKDSECIESAFRWLITIGVLRREVDGQGLTSKVRLTPLGRQFLQMNPDLPNQQANLYERFRNWLFRKLILQ, encoded by the coding sequence ATGGAATTAATTGATAAACACATTTTAAAACGGACAAGTAGAGCAATTAAATGCCTTGCTCTAAATTCCAATTTTTACAAAGACGTCGAATCAAATGGCTTAACTGCAAAGAATGTTTTTGAAATGAGAGCTAGGTATTCCAATAAAAGCTTGCATTGGTTCAAGGATTCTGAATGCATTGAAAGTGCATTTAGATGGTTAATAACAATTGGGGTTCTAAGGCGTGAGGTTGACGGACAAGGCTTAACATCAAAAGTTCGACTAACACCATTAGGAAGGCAATTTCTTCAGATGAACCCCGATCTTCCAAATCAACAAGCCAACTTATACGAAAGGTTTAGAAACTGGTTGTTTAGGAAACTAATTCTTCAATGA
- a CDS encoding cobyric acid synthase, whose translation MIINSTSKPLMVLGTSSGAGKSLMVTAICRVLSNQGERPIPFKGQNMSNNAWVDNNGGEMAYSQALQAWAARVDPICSMNPILLKPQGDCISEIIHLGESVGITKAKDYYQNWFNLGWEAIQKGLKILDSDFPNGRLIIEGAGSPVEVNLKHRDLTNLRIAKYLNANCLLIADIERGGVFAQLIGTLALLSPEERELVKGIIINRFRGDSSLFDSGREWIEKETNIPVLGVMPWLNEIFPPEDSLDLLERKPTKPFSEIEIAIIQLPSLSNFSDLDPLESEDSVKLKWVKPGNSLGNPDAVIIPGSKQTIKDLQKLNTSNLATEIKEFAKKGGEVFGICGGLQMLGETLEDPYYIENLKSDNAKNQYEGLKLLPIKTIFKKSKSLLKREVLALWPQKCIISGFELHHGFTQSIDSFSEELQPFSEDSLLGWVSNRDGTGIVSGTYLHGIFENGEWRRYWINQIRRKKGLKPLAIHHKNYIIERDELINRLSHSFQKHINLQRIL comes from the coding sequence ATGATAATAAATTCAACCTCAAAACCTTTAATGGTGCTTGGTACGTCAAGTGGTGCTGGCAAATCTTTAATGGTGACAGCTATTTGCAGAGTTTTAAGTAACCAAGGGGAAAGACCTATCCCATTTAAAGGCCAAAATATGAGCAACAATGCATGGGTCGATAATAATGGGGGGGAAATGGCTTACTCCCAAGCATTGCAAGCATGGGCAGCGAGGGTTGATCCGATATGTTCGATGAACCCTATCCTTCTAAAACCTCAAGGTGATTGCATTAGCGAAATAATTCATCTTGGAGAAAGCGTAGGAATTACAAAAGCCAAAGATTACTACCAAAACTGGTTTAATTTAGGATGGGAAGCAATTCAAAAAGGACTGAAAATATTAGACAGTGACTTCCCTAATGGGAGATTGATTATAGAAGGTGCGGGAAGTCCAGTAGAGGTAAATCTTAAACATAGAGACCTTACAAATTTACGTATAGCAAAATATCTAAATGCGAATTGCCTTTTAATAGCGGACATAGAGCGAGGCGGTGTTTTTGCACAATTAATAGGTACTCTTGCACTCCTAAGTCCTGAGGAGAGGGAATTAGTAAAAGGAATAATAATTAATCGTTTCAGAGGAGATAGCTCATTATTTGACTCAGGTCGAGAATGGATTGAAAAAGAAACTAATATTCCTGTTTTAGGTGTAATGCCTTGGTTAAACGAAATTTTCCCTCCAGAAGACTCATTAGACCTACTCGAACGAAAACCTACTAAACCATTTTCAGAGATAGAAATAGCGATAATTCAATTGCCTTCCTTAAGTAATTTCTCAGATTTAGATCCGTTAGAATCAGAAGATAGTGTGAAATTAAAATGGGTCAAACCAGGCAATTCACTAGGGAATCCTGATGCAGTGATTATCCCTGGGAGTAAACAAACAATTAAAGATCTTCAAAAGCTAAATACAAGTAATCTTGCGACAGAAATAAAAGAGTTTGCAAAAAAAGGTGGTGAAGTTTTTGGAATATGTGGTGGTTTACAGATGTTAGGGGAAACACTTGAAGACCCCTATTATATAGAAAATCTAAAAAGTGATAATGCCAAAAATCAATACGAAGGTCTGAAACTACTTCCTATTAAGACAATATTTAAAAAAAGTAAGTCTCTTTTAAAACGTGAAGTATTAGCTCTTTGGCCTCAGAAATGTATAATTTCTGGCTTCGAACTTCATCACGGCTTTACTCAATCAATTGACTCATTTTCTGAAGAGTTACAACCATTTAGCGAGGACTCACTACTGGGTTGGGTAAGTAATAGAGATGGGACAGGAATAGTTAGTGGAACGTATCTTCATGGAATCTTTGAGAATGGCGAATGGAGGCGGTATTGGATTAATCAAATAAGAAGAAAAAAGGGACTTAAACCATTAGCCATTCATCATAAAAACTATATTATTGAGAGAGATGAATTAATAAATCGCCTATCACATTCGTTTCAAAAGCATATTAATCTTCAAAGGATTCTTTAA
- a CDS encoding 2Fe-2S iron-sulfur cluster-binding protein translates to MIQINWPNGKTSIAKEGTNWLEEACKAGFDIPTGCLKGSCGACEIEVEGKTLRACIHSIPKTNSSKLNVALFSDPYW, encoded by the coding sequence ATGATTCAAATAAATTGGCCAAATGGTAAAACTTCGATTGCAAAAGAAGGTACAAACTGGCTTGAAGAAGCTTGCAAAGCAGGTTTTGACATACCTACTGGGTGCCTAAAAGGCAGCTGTGGGGCTTGCGAGATAGAAGTGGAAGGAAAGACTTTAAGAGCCTGTATACATTCAATTCCTAAAACAAATTCAAGCAAATTGAATGTGGCTTTATTTTCTGATCCTTACTGGTAA